In one Saccharibacillus brassicae genomic region, the following are encoded:
- the relB gene encoding type II toxin-antitoxin system RelB family antitoxin — MVTISLRVDDRDNKLIRDYAKLKKMSVSDLMRNAIIEKIEDEVDLDAFDRAFTDMDHTYSLDEVKKELGL, encoded by the coding sequence ATGGTTACTATTTCTTTAAGAGTCGATGATCGGGATAACAAACTGATTCGAGATTACGCCAAATTAAAAAAAATGTCCGTTTCTGACTTGATGCGAAATGCGATTATCGAAAAGATCGAAGACGAAGTTGATCTGGACGCTTTCGACCGCGCTTTTACCGATATGGACCATACTTATTCCCTGGATGAAGTCAAAAAAGAACTGGGTTTATAA
- a CDS encoding RHS repeat-associated core domain-containing protein — translation MTERSLTKDGKIDTTRYYYDGANIIAEGTVAADGSVTFKARYVRGAQLIYREDASRRSKRNALIRFDNQKAYYQHNGHGDVTGLVKADGTALNSYTYDIWGNPLTADVQVENPFGYSGEFWDADTGLQYLRSRWYDPSIGRFIQEDTFEGYVNRPSSLNPYTYVENNPLKFVDPNGYAPQWLQNTWSAVKTGVKETADFLVIDDIKTLTSSQSSTIDKVIAAASLIPAGKVIKGGKLFVEVAQAGDKAADASKAAKAVNKACNCFTAETKVKTDQGEKNIEDVQIGDNVLSKDENTDEVTYKQVTATFNHKTDEIYSIHVGDQVIESTYNHPFWVVGKGWVFVKDLKPGDLLEQSDGKTLEVGTIEVQQRQTTV, via the coding sequence ATGACCGAGCGTAGCCTGACTAAGGACGGGAAGATCGATACGACCCGTTACTACTACGACGGCGCGAACATCATTGCCGAAGGTACGGTAGCCGCAGACGGCAGTGTCACGTTCAAAGCCCGCTATGTGCGCGGCGCGCAGCTGATCTATCGTGAAGACGCGAGCCGTCGGTCGAAGCGGAACGCTTTAATCCGCTTCGACAACCAGAAAGCGTACTACCAGCATAACGGTCACGGTGACGTAACGGGATTAGTCAAAGCTGACGGGACCGCGCTGAACAGCTATACGTACGATATCTGGGGCAACCCGCTGACCGCGGACGTCCAAGTCGAGAATCCGTTCGGCTATTCGGGCGAGTTCTGGGACGCAGATACGGGCCTGCAATATCTGAGAAGCCGTTGGTATGACCCGAGCATCGGGCGGTTTATTCAGGAGGATACGTTCGAAGGATACGTGAACCGGCCGAGCAGCTTGAATCCGTATACGTATGTGGAGAATAACCCGCTGAAGTTCGTAGACCCTAACGGCTATGCGCCTCAATGGCTACAGAATACGTGGAGCGCCGTCAAGACCGGCGTAAAAGAAACCGCTGATTTCCTCGTTATCGACGATATCAAGACGCTGACGAGCTCGCAGTCTTCGACGATCGACAAGGTAATCGCGGCAGCCAGTTTGATTCCAGCAGGCAAAGTCATCAAGGGCGGCAAATTATTCGTTGAAGTGGCTCAGGCAGGAGATAAAGCCGCTGACGCATCGAAGGCAGCCAAAGCGGTCAACAAAGCCTGCAACTGTTTCACGGCAGAGACCAAAGTCAAGACCGATCAAGGCGAGAAAAACATCGAAGACGTCCAGATCGGCGACAACGTCTTGTCCAAAGACGAAAACACCGACGAAGTCACGTACAAGCAGGTCACGGCGACCTTTAACCACAAAACGGACGAGATCTACAGCATCCATGTCGGCGATCAGGTGATCGAATCGACGTACAACCATCCGTTCTGGGTCGTAGGCAAAGGCTGGGTGTTTGTCAAAGACCTGAAACCGGGCGATCTGTTGGAGCAGAGTGATGGCAAGACTTTAGAAGTCGGAACCATCGAAGTTCAGCAGCGTCAGACGACGGTTTAA
- a CDS encoding HEAT repeat domain-containing protein, whose translation MQTESSEQQVPNALDRLFRMQKNEEPTDYNFLEKSSRDSDEFVRMEAAVALGLHYNVRAEGMLIRLADDSDWLVRTEACDSLGRGESEAVLSVLERKIRQDRSALVRAYAIHSYGDAAEALRCDPEDVAAFLESRLPREKSHWTRLALFKVLYRCGREAYLNDLLDGLKLVAFNKRCTAGNNLKEVINAANYRTIRAAALDWLGRESMPAPVEIAVKLIDLTIEAELKERHKKEEAGDAGVQDRRL comes from the coding sequence ATGCAGACCGAATCTTCCGAACAACAAGTCCCGAACGCGCTGGATCGTCTGTTCCGGATGCAGAAGAATGAAGAACCGACAGATTATAATTTTTTGGAAAAAAGTTCGCGGGACTCCGACGAATTCGTCCGCATGGAAGCGGCAGTCGCGCTGGGCTTACATTACAATGTCCGGGCGGAAGGGATGCTGATCCGGCTGGCTGACGATTCTGATTGGCTCGTGCGTACCGAAGCCTGCGATTCGTTGGGGCGCGGCGAGTCGGAAGCGGTCTTGTCCGTACTTGAGCGGAAGATCCGCCAAGACCGCTCCGCGCTGGTGCGTGCCTACGCGATTCATTCCTATGGGGATGCTGCCGAAGCGCTGCGCTGCGATCCGGAAGACGTCGCTGCTTTTCTCGAAAGCCGGCTGCCGCGCGAAAAGTCGCATTGGACCCGGCTGGCTTTGTTCAAGGTGCTGTATCGCTGCGGCCGCGAGGCATATCTGAACGATCTGTTGGACGGCCTGAAGCTTGTGGCGTTCAACAAGCGCTGCACCGCAGGCAATAATCTGAAGGAAGTCATAAACGCCGCCAATTACAGGACCATCCGGGCAGCTGCGCTTGATTGGTTGGGCCGGGAATCGATGCCCGCTCCGGTCGAGATCGCGGTGAAGTTGATCGACCTGACTATAGAAGCGGAGCTTAAAGAGCGGCATAAGAAGGAAGAGGCCGGTGACGCAGGCGTACAGGATCGGAGACTTTGA
- a CDS encoding DUF4084 domain-containing protein, whose protein sequence is MTDRNKNIALCTFTVLFTLTYYLWITIWQNNPDLSGFGGSVFAGLGNLIAIYWLLGAARRSSRERRIFWILLMLGSVSYLIAEAIWLYDEVVLGIAAPSPGWTDVFYALQTICYLAAFIYPFTRFERSHRVFKLLFDVLIVMTVATTFSWHFLIGPLLRSGDADILHLAISLAYPVGDLVLLFGAISLYWGARQFLADRLILLVFGGLVVHAAANSFYLYLISVGDYAMGSLVDPAFTLSLLLIGGAGVLQPRGQAAKFDVQEDDGGKKLDLLRLALPYLNVIALFVFMISGSGKVSALTIGSGISILLVIVRQLFILLENRRLLLSLYDKTEELEISEQRYKSLFDYHPDAVYSLDLSGRFDSANEACSDMLGYDSGELIGLTPASFLKDQELAELSDDLKRLCQGESVRQQIRVRSRSGQLHEVSVTSIPIRVRDKIVGIFGIGRDITANKKNEARIRHLAYHDPLTDLANRASFEETLRSAVQEAPVRQERMAVAFIDLDRFKTVNDTLGHDVGDQLLIAVSQRLQSCMRAGDTVARQGGDEFTLLLRDIDGPEDVHACARRILDTLSLPYDLDGRQVTSLPSIGLSLYPADDTTTVGLMKKADIALYQVKDDGKGHYRLFGDCMPQALDRLSLESDLAAALKQGELLLHYQPQLDPDTGALEGAEAQLRWNRPGFGLLEPEAFMPAAEEAGLSLRIGEWMLREAGRQARAWSDEGAPLRITVGLSRQQLEQEGLAAQIRRILAETGADPRLLELQLAEASLASRPELVVRQIQAFKALGLPVSVAGCGAGYAALAGLADFPVDRLKLDPGLTRQIGSVRLAQSVAASFAGLARALHVHAAAAGVENAEQAALLRGMARFGLQGPLFGHALPPGELRRRPLFAPEA, encoded by the coding sequence ATGACAGATCGCAACAAAAACATCGCTCTTTGTACCTTCACTGTTCTATTTACCCTCACTTATTACCTTTGGATTACGATATGGCAAAATAATCCCGACTTGTCCGGCTTCGGCGGCAGCGTATTTGCGGGACTCGGCAACCTGATCGCGATCTATTGGCTGCTCGGCGCCGCCCGGCGCAGCTCGCGCGAACGCAGGATCTTCTGGATTCTGCTCATGCTCGGCAGCGTCAGCTACCTGATCGCCGAAGCGATCTGGCTGTACGACGAAGTCGTGCTTGGCATCGCCGCGCCTTCCCCCGGCTGGACCGACGTGTTCTACGCGCTGCAGACGATTTGCTATCTGGCTGCCTTCATCTATCCGTTCACCCGGTTCGAGCGCAGCCACCGGGTGTTCAAGCTGCTGTTCGACGTCCTGATCGTCATGACCGTCGCGACCACGTTCAGTTGGCACTTCCTGATCGGCCCGCTGCTCCGTTCCGGCGACGCCGATATTTTGCATTTGGCCATTTCGCTCGCTTATCCGGTCGGCGATCTGGTGCTGCTGTTCGGAGCGATCAGCCTGTATTGGGGAGCGCGGCAGTTTTTGGCGGATCGGCTGATTCTGCTCGTCTTCGGCGGGCTTGTCGTCCATGCCGCGGCCAATTCGTTCTACCTCTACCTGATCTCCGTCGGAGATTACGCCATGGGCAGTCTGGTCGATCCCGCGTTCACCCTCAGCCTGCTGCTGATCGGCGGTGCCGGCGTCCTTCAACCGCGCGGCCAGGCCGCGAAGTTTGACGTGCAGGAAGACGACGGCGGGAAAAAGCTTGACCTGCTGCGGCTGGCTCTGCCTTACCTGAACGTGATCGCTTTGTTCGTCTTCATGATCTCGGGTTCGGGAAAAGTGAGCGCGCTCACGATCGGCAGCGGCATCTCGATCCTGCTCGTCATCGTTCGCCAGCTGTTCATCCTGCTGGAGAACCGGCGCCTGCTGCTCAGCCTGTACGACAAAACGGAAGAATTGGAAATCAGCGAACAGCGCTACAAGTCTCTGTTCGATTACCATCCCGACGCGGTGTATTCGCTCGATCTCAGCGGCCGGTTCGACAGCGCGAACGAAGCCTGTTCCGACATGCTCGGCTACGACAGCGGCGAACTGATCGGCTTGACGCCGGCTTCTTTTCTCAAAGATCAGGAGCTGGCCGAATTGTCCGACGACCTGAAGCGGCTGTGCCAGGGCGAATCCGTCCGCCAGCAGATCCGCGTGCGCAGCCGCAGCGGGCAGCTGCACGAAGTCAGCGTCACGAGTATCCCGATCCGCGTGCGCGACAAAATCGTCGGCATCTTCGGCATCGGCCGGGACATCACGGCCAACAAGAAGAACGAAGCCCGGATCCGGCATCTGGCGTACCACGATCCGCTGACGGATCTCGCCAACCGCGCTTCGTTCGAAGAAACGCTGCGCTCGGCCGTTCAGGAAGCGCCTGTCCGTCAGGAGCGGATGGCCGTAGCCTTTATCGATCTGGACCGCTTCAAGACGGTCAACGACACGCTCGGCCACGACGTCGGCGACCAACTGCTGATCGCCGTCTCCCAGCGGCTGCAATCGTGCATGCGCGCGGGCGACACCGTCGCGCGGCAGGGCGGGGACGAGTTCACGCTGCTGCTGCGCGACATCGACGGGCCGGAAGACGTGCACGCCTGCGCCCGGCGGATTCTGGACACGCTCAGTCTGCCCTACGACCTGGACGGCCGTCAGGTGACCAGCCTGCCGAGCATCGGCCTCTCGCTCTACCCGGCCGACGACACGACGACCGTCGGCTTGATGAAAAAAGCCGATATTGCCCTGTATCAGGTCAAAGACGACGGCAAAGGCCATTACCGGCTGTTCGGCGACTGCATGCCGCAAGCGCTCGACCGGCTCTCGCTGGAGAGCGATCTGGCCGCGGCGCTCAAGCAGGGCGAGCTGCTGCTGCATTACCAGCCGCAGCTCGATCCCGATACGGGCGCGCTGGAGGGCGCCGAAGCGCAGCTGCGCTGGAACCGCCCGGGCTTCGGCCTGCTGGAGCCGGAAGCGTTCATGCCGGCCGCGGAAGAAGCCGGCCTGAGCCTGCGGATCGGCGAGTGGATGCTGCGCGAAGCCGGCCGCCAGGCCCGGGCGTGGAGCGACGAAGGCGCGCCGCTGCGCATTACGGTCGGCCTGTCGCGGCAGCAGCTCGAACAGGAAGGTCTGGCGGCACAGATACGCCGCATTCTGGCCGAGACCGGCGCCGATCCGCGTCTGCTGGAACTGCAGCTCGCCGAAGCTTCGCTCGCAAGCCGGCCGGAACTTGTCGTGCGGCAGATTCAAGCCTTCAAGGCGCTCGGCCTGCCGGTATCCGTTGCCGGATGCGGCGCGGGCTATGCCGCCCTGGCCGGCTTGGCGGACTTCCCCGTCGACCGGCTCAAGCTCGATCCGGGCCTGACCCGGCAGATCGGAAGCGTCCGTCTGGCGCAGTCGGTCGCCGCGTCCTTCGCCGGCCTCGCCCGGGCGCTGCACGTTCACGCCGCGGCCGCCGGCGTCGAGAACGCCGAGCAGGCGGCGCTGCTGCGCGGCATGGCCCGCTTCGGCCTGCAGGGGCCGCTGTTCGGGCATGCTTTGCCGCCCGGCGAACTGCGCCGGCGGCCGCTGTTCGCGCCGGAGGCGTGA
- a CDS encoding type II toxin-antitoxin system RelE family toxin — MMYTVRFSDAALKKLKKIDRYQAALLIGWIEKNLVNCSDPRSLGKALVANHRGKWRYRIGDYRILALIEDEEIIITIIDIGHRRDIYG; from the coding sequence ATGATGTATACGGTTCGATTTTCCGATGCGGCTTTGAAAAAGTTGAAGAAAATAGATCGTTACCAGGCTGCTCTTTTGATAGGCTGGATCGAAAAGAACTTAGTGAACTGCAGCGATCCCAGATCCCTGGGAAAAGCTTTGGTCGCGAATCATAGAGGAAAATGGCGTTACCGCATAGGCGATTACCGAATACTGGCGCTGATTGAAGATGAGGAAATTATAATTACCATTATTGATATTGGGCATCGCAGAGACATTTATGGATGA
- a CDS encoding DUF2247 family protein: MNTLNIKLPYSYIIDYIDLDWHVLLFAVENGFVAKESVLRYAEGQIETEANPSQLLLDLAWEKDENSVYEYLIKLANLSSPEDEENLKEKFLFLLLNWIFENREKYGDPLEMVEIIYADFDYPEEISGFVRYMPPQYPLHSSKQENVKQLYENWEKFCEKKKKENKKS; encoded by the coding sequence TTGAATACTTTAAACATTAAACTCCCTTATTCCTATATTATTGATTACATCGATTTGGATTGGCACGTCCTTTTATTCGCAGTTGAAAATGGATTTGTTGCAAAGGAGTCGGTATTGCGATATGCCGAGGGCCAAATCGAGACAGAAGCAAATCCTTCACAACTACTTCTAGATTTAGCTTGGGAAAAGGATGAAAATTCTGTATATGAATACTTGATAAAGCTTGCAAATTTAAGTTCACCCGAAGATGAAGAGAACTTGAAAGAAAAATTTTTATTTTTATTGCTAAATTGGATTTTCGAAAATCGTGAGAAGTACGGAGATCCACTTGAAATGGTTGAAATCATTTATGCCGATTTTGATTACCCGGAAGAAATATCTGGATTTGTAAGATATATGCCTCCACAATATCCTCTCCATTCTTCTAAACAAGAGAATGTAAAACAGCTGTATGAAAATTGGGAAAAGTTTTGCGAGAAAAAGAAAAAGGAGAATAAGAAAAGTTAG
- a CDS encoding aldo/keto reductase — protein MGMNYRTLGKTGLNVSEIGYGAWGIGNSGWLGAQDDESVKALHRAIDLGLNFIDTALGYGDGHSERLVGQVVRERSETVYVASKIPPANGQWPARAGVPSSETFTAEHVIQSTETSLRNLGLDTLDVQQFHVWSDEWVSQGDWLDGVQKLKEQGKIRHFGVSINDYQPANAIKLIESGVVDTVQVIYNIFEQTPEDELLPACLEHNVGVIVRVALDEGGLTGSITPETQFDEGDFRSRYFQGERKREVYERVQRITQDLGIADDEIAETALRYVLSHPAVSTVIPGMRSVRNVERNMRIGDGHGLPQEQLHKLKAHRWARNFYQ, from the coding sequence ATGGGCATGAACTACAGAACGCTGGGCAAGACGGGACTGAACGTATCGGAGATCGGGTACGGAGCATGGGGCATCGGCAACTCGGGCTGGCTCGGGGCGCAGGACGACGAATCGGTCAAAGCGCTGCACCGCGCGATCGATCTCGGGCTGAACTTTATCGACACGGCGCTCGGCTACGGGGACGGCCACAGCGAGCGGCTCGTCGGACAGGTCGTGCGCGAGCGGTCCGAGACCGTCTACGTCGCTTCCAAAATCCCGCCCGCCAACGGACAATGGCCGGCGCGGGCGGGCGTTCCGTCGAGCGAGACGTTTACGGCCGAACACGTGATTCAATCTACCGAGACGAGCCTGCGCAATCTGGGACTCGACACGCTCGACGTCCAGCAGTTCCACGTCTGGTCGGACGAATGGGTATCGCAGGGCGATTGGCTCGATGGCGTGCAGAAGCTCAAAGAGCAGGGCAAAATCCGCCATTTCGGCGTCTCGATCAACGATTACCAGCCGGCCAATGCGATCAAGCTGATCGAGAGCGGCGTCGTGGACACGGTGCAGGTGATCTACAACATCTTCGAGCAGACGCCCGAAGACGAGCTGCTGCCGGCCTGCCTTGAGCATAATGTCGGCGTCATCGTGCGCGTGGCTCTCGACGAAGGCGGCCTGACCGGAAGCATCACGCCGGAGACGCAGTTCGACGAAGGCGACTTCCGCAGCCGCTACTTCCAGGGCGAGCGCAAGCGCGAAGTGTACGAGCGGGTGCAGCGGATCACGCAGGACCTCGGTATCGCGGACGACGAGATCGCCGAGACGGCGCTGCGCTACGTGCTGAGCCATCCGGCCGTCTCGACCGTCATCCCCGGCATGCGCTCGGTCCGCAACGTCGAACGCAATATGCGGATCGGCGACGGACACGGACTGCCGCAAGAGCAGCTGCACAAATTAAAAGCCCACCGCTGGGCGCGCAATTTCTATCAATAA
- a CDS encoding GNAT family N-acetyltransferase yields MYSDQELTLRPVEERDSFRLWELIYKDEQPEWKKWDAPYYPHEPMAYEKFLPIVRDWVGDDDFWVIEVDGVVRGSVSYYWEHEPSRWLEVGILLHESGSWNKGLGTRALRLWVDHLFAKLPLVRIGYSTWSGNDRMIRVGEKLGMQMEARIRKARFYDGQYYDSIRMGMLREEWTPLP; encoded by the coding sequence ATGTATTCGGATCAAGAACTGACGCTTCGCCCGGTCGAAGAACGAGATTCCTTCCGGTTATGGGAACTGATCTACAAGGACGAGCAGCCCGAATGGAAAAAATGGGATGCTCCTTATTATCCGCATGAACCGATGGCTTACGAAAAGTTTCTTCCGATCGTACGGGACTGGGTCGGCGACGACGACTTCTGGGTGATCGAAGTCGACGGCGTCGTTCGCGGAAGCGTGTCGTATTATTGGGAGCACGAACCTTCGCGCTGGCTGGAAGTCGGCATTCTGCTGCACGAATCGGGCTCGTGGAACAAAGGGCTCGGCACGCGCGCGCTGAGGCTGTGGGTCGATCACCTGTTCGCGAAGCTGCCGCTCGTGCGGATCGGGTACAGCACGTGGTCGGGCAACGACCGGATGATCCGCGTCGGCGAGAAGCTCGGGATGCAAATGGAAGCCCGTATTCGCAAAGCGCGCTTTTACGACGGACAGTATTACGATTCGATCCGCATGGGCATGCTGCGGGAAGAATGGACGCCGCTCCCGTAA
- a CDS encoding RHS repeat-associated core domain-containing protein, producing MTERSITKNGQATTTRYYYDGANIIAEGTVAADGSVTFKARYVRGAQLIYREDASRRSKRNALIRFDNQKAYYQHNGHGDVTGLVKADGTALNSYTYDIWSNPLTADVQVENPFGYSGEFWDADTGLQYLRSRWYDPSIGRFIQEDTFEGYVNRPSSLNPYSYVENNPLKYLDPSGHAIVPGTTDYGKFAHRMVETIFRFQHVPVMQNGTPLTEKFIYDVNKAEGKNGFADMILKRTGRPAEVYELKPGGWSNPANSEYEQGKKQLQGYVNAINSSSRNRANFPNLSVKGTSWDPDGMLLPSPNKGKAIKLYTYYDRAPGMVYYNEINSPTKGTPVNVKIPELETGTLLDQIRDFLNSPAPDWFQPTPSPLPLPAPRPRIPIFIP from the coding sequence ATGACCGAGCGCAGCATCACGAAAAACGGCCAGGCGACTACGACCCGTTACTACTACGACGGCGCGAACATCATCGCCGAAGGTACCGTAGCCGCAGACGGTAGCGTCACGTTCAAAGCCCGCTATGTGCGCGGCGCGCAGTTAATCTACCGTGAAGACGCGAGCCGTCGGTCGAAGCGGAACGCTTTAATCCGCTTCGACAACCAGAAAGCCTACTACCAGCACAACGGTCATGGCGACGTAACTGGACTGGTAAAAGCCGACGGTACCGCGCTCAACAGCTACACCTACGATATCTGGAGCAACCCGCTGACCGCAGACGTCCAAGTCGAGAATCCGTTCGGCTATTCGGGCGAGTTCTGGGACGCAGATACAGGTCTGCAATACCTGAGAAGCCGTTGGTATGACCCGAGCATCGGGCGATTTATTCAGGAGGATACGTTTGAAGGGTATGTGAATCGTCCAAGCAGTTTGAATCCTTACTCTTATGTAGAAAACAATCCTTTAAAATATCTGGATCCTAGCGGCCATGCAATAGTGCCAGGAACAACGGACTACGGAAAATTCGCTCATAGGATGGTTGAAACTATATTTAGATTCCAGCATGTTCCTGTGATGCAAAATGGCACTCCTCTGACAGAGAAATTTATTTATGATGTTAATAAGGCAGAAGGAAAGAATGGATTTGCCGATATGATTTTAAAAAGAACTGGAAGACCAGCAGAAGTATATGAATTGAAACCTGGAGGATGGTCTAATCCAGCAAATTCCGAATATGAACAAGGTAAAAAGCAACTTCAAGGTTATGTAAATGCTATAAACAGTAGCTCAAGGAATCGAGCTAACTTTCCTAACCTTTCTGTAAAAGGAACTTCGTGGGATCCAGACGGTATGTTGTTGCCATCTCCAAATAAAGGTAAGGCAATTAAATTGTATACTTATTATGATAGGGCACCAGGTATGGTTTATTATAACGAGATAAATTCACCAACAAAAGGAACACCAGTTAATGTTAAAATCCCAGAACTTGAAACAGGGACTTTGCTGGATCAAATAAGAGACTTTTTAAATTCACCAGCACCGGATTGGTTCCAACCAACTCCATCGCCCCTTCCATTACCGGCTCCACGTCCACGCATTCCTATATTTATTCCGTAA